From one Paenibacillus sp. FSL K6-1330 genomic stretch:
- a CDS encoding N-acetylmuramoyl-L-alanine amidase yields MKKGATIIPLILSAIFIILLYNNLSNEGSASYRMADITSSNDRSHGKQTQHDPESTNMAAVLLEMCYLTNPQEEEEMLTEEVQYRIASSILDRIKEYLTLQ; encoded by the coding sequence ATGAAAAAGGGTGCAACGATCATACCGCTTATATTGTCAGCAATATTCATTATTTTGCTGTATAATAATCTTTCGAATGAAGGTTCAGCAAGCTATCGTATGGCGGATATAACCAGTTCGAATGATCGCTCGCATGGCAAACAAACACAGCACGATCCAGAATCGACCAATATGGCTGCCGTTCTGCTGGAGATGTGTTACTTAACCAATCCGCAAGAAGAGGAAGAAATGCTAACAGAAGAAGTCCAATACAGGATAGCAAGTTCCATCCTGGACAGGATCAAGGAATATCTAACATTACAATAA
- the tatA gene encoding twin-arginine translocase TatA/TatE family subunit — MPLGNIGVTGLILILLIALIIFGPSKLPELGRAFGRTLSEFKNSTRELVSSEDIHDGDKLK; from the coding sequence ATGCCTCTAGGAAATATCGGTGTGACAGGGCTGATCCTCATTCTGTTGATCGCCTTAATTATTTTCGGTCCTTCGAAGCTGCCTGAACTGGGCCGTGCCTTCGGTCGTACACTGAGCGAGTTCAAAAACTCAACGCGTGAACTGGTTTCGAGCGAAGATATCCATGATGGAGATAAATTGAAATGA
- a CDS encoding gluconate 2-dehydrogenase subunit 3 family protein: protein MSEQDEQQTKPSKSGSSQTMSRRKFLRNSGYAVGGVVLGGVLGYLLPKRATQPAVPAPETNENNYNQALMFFNQEQYRITEAAVERIFPADDNGPGAKELGAAFFIDHQLAGDWGFNARDYMQPPFYVGEKTQGYQGRLRRREIFYIGLREIQNYSQKNYQKDFPSLSPEEQDAVLTAFQNDEVKLTTISASGFFNLLRSSTLEGVYSDPLYGGNKNMQGWAMRQYPGNQMAYTNIIEKNFTVIPPKSLKDHL, encoded by the coding sequence TTGAGCGAACAAGACGAACAACAAACCAAACCATCGAAGTCTGGCAGCTCACAGACGATGTCACGGCGAAAGTTTCTGAGAAACTCCGGGTATGCCGTGGGAGGTGTCGTGCTGGGCGGGGTACTCGGTTATCTGCTGCCGAAGCGGGCAACTCAGCCTGCAGTGCCAGCTCCTGAGACGAATGAAAACAACTACAATCAAGCATTAATGTTCTTCAACCAGGAACAATACCGGATCACGGAAGCAGCCGTAGAGCGTATATTTCCTGCGGATGACAATGGTCCTGGCGCCAAAGAACTTGGCGCTGCATTCTTCATCGACCACCAGTTGGCCGGTGATTGGGGTTTTAATGCAAGAGACTACATGCAGCCGCCTTTTTATGTTGGAGAGAAAACGCAAGGTTATCAGGGACGATTAAGAAGACGAGAGATTTTCTACATTGGGCTGCGCGAAATTCAGAACTACAGCCAAAAAAATTATCAGAAAGATTTCCCGAGCCTGTCGCCAGAGGAACAGGATGCCGTGTTAACAGCCTTTCAGAACGATGAGGTCAAATTGACAACGATCTCAGCCAGCGGGTTCTTCAACCTGCTCCGCAGCAGCACATTAGAAGGTGTTTACAGTGATCCGCTATATGGTGGCAATAAAAATATGCAGGGCTGGGCGATGCGGCAATATCCGGGTAACCAAATGGCTTACACGAATATTATCGAGAAGAATTTTACCGTCATCCCGCCTAAGAGTTTAAAAGATCACCTATAA
- a CDS encoding SDR family oxidoreductase: protein MDMGLNNKTALVTGSTKGIGKAIAIELAREGVHVLINGRNHEEVEQTVNDIKSQFPATSPQNATADIVDAKQREALFEKYPHVDILVNNMGIYEIMQYEDVDDEVWEKYFRTNVLAANGLTKFYLPHMLKRDDGRIIFIASEEAVMPSGQMPQYCMTKSMLLSLSKSLSKLTRGTEVTVNTIMPGPTLSENVYQIIEGMYPDKNMTFSEKEKEFMVTNLPQSEIQRFIKPIEIGRLAAFLCSPYASAFKGSPIRMDGGMVPTIF from the coding sequence ATGGATATGGGATTAAACAATAAAACGGCTCTAGTTACCGGTTCAACAAAAGGCATAGGTAAGGCCATTGCTATTGAACTTGCAAGAGAAGGTGTTCATGTACTCATTAATGGACGAAATCATGAAGAGGTCGAGCAAACCGTGAATGACATCAAGTCCCAATTCCCGGCGACGTCTCCTCAAAATGCTACAGCCGATATCGTGGATGCAAAGCAAAGAGAAGCTTTGTTTGAAAAATATCCCCATGTGGATATTTTAGTTAACAACATGGGTATTTATGAAATTATGCAGTATGAGGATGTTGATGATGAGGTATGGGAGAAATATTTCCGTACGAATGTGCTTGCAGCTAATGGATTAACTAAATTTTACTTGCCACATATGTTGAAACGTGATGATGGGCGCATTATTTTTATAGCCAGCGAAGAAGCCGTAATGCCTTCAGGACAAATGCCTCAATACTGCATGACAAAATCAATGCTCTTATCCTTGTCTAAGAGCTTGTCCAAATTAACCAGGGGAACGGAAGTGACCGTTAATACGATTATGCCAGGACCAACCCTCTCAGAGAATGTGTACCAAATCATAGAAGGAATGTACCCTGATAAAAATATGACTTTTTCTGAAAAAGAGAAGGAATTTATGGTTACGAACCTACCTCAATCCGAAATACAGCGATTTATCAAGCCTATCGAAATAGGTAGACTGGCTGCATTCCTGTGCAGTCCTTACGCATCCGCGTTTAAAGGTTCTCCAATCCGTATGGATGGCGGAATGGTGCCTACGATTTTCTAA
- a CDS encoding response regulator transcription factor, protein MSVFKTILVVDDDQSIVELLRDFLENDNFQVKTACDTAQAWDIFKQNSIHCIVLDIMMPGQNGFEFCRRIRGESHVPILFLSARSDDVDKIRGLTLGGDDYIVKTASPGEIVARVKAVLRRSASPQQMDSRVLDYGRIKLNLSTREVLVDGNNVVLTPREYELLRLFAEHPRHVFSYEQLLAKFWDGVGDRHTIRVHLSRLREKIEADPNQPIFLVNVWGVGYRFEGG, encoded by the coding sequence ATGAGTGTTTTCAAGACGATACTGGTTGTAGACGATGACCAAAGCATCGTTGAGTTATTAAGAGATTTTCTAGAGAATGACAACTTTCAAGTGAAAACTGCTTGCGATACCGCTCAAGCGTGGGACATATTTAAGCAGAACTCCATTCATTGTATTGTTCTGGACATTATGATGCCGGGACAAAACGGATTTGAGTTTTGCCGCCGGATTCGCGGGGAGAGCCATGTTCCGATCCTGTTCTTGAGTGCTCGCAGCGATGATGTGGATAAGATTCGAGGCCTGACTCTCGGAGGCGATGATTACATCGTTAAAACAGCTTCACCTGGGGAAATCGTTGCCCGAGTGAAAGCGGTATTGCGCCGTTCCGCTTCCCCGCAGCAAATGGATAGCAGAGTCTTGGATTACGGGCGAATCAAGTTAAATCTGTCCACAAGAGAAGTACTAGTGGATGGAAATAATGTCGTGCTCACACCCAGGGAATATGAGTTGCTGCGATTATTTGCCGAACACCCGAGACATGTTTTCTCCTATGAACAATTACTAGCGAAATTTTGGGATGGGGTGGGCGACAGGCACACGATTCGGGTCCATCTCAGCCGGCTTCGCGAGAAAATCGAAGCCGATCCGAACCAACCGATATTCCTGGTCAACGTATGGGGAGTAGGGTATCGCTTTGAGGGAGGGTAA
- a CDS encoding Rrf2 family transcriptional regulator: MQFSKSVDYALHALIHLAHSERDQNIGIKELSATLGVSESYLSKIMSKLRQDGIVRAVPGVNGGYELAKQAEQITFLEVIQVIEGRQQLFECSNMNSRQHRLLTEEKAAEKQEDHPRECVCLVKQVMDGAERQLNRYLEEQTIQSVLDAASKRGSCDENKK; this comes from the coding sequence ATACAGTTTTCCAAAAGCGTTGATTACGCTCTGCACGCCTTAATCCATTTGGCTCATTCGGAGCGTGACCAGAACATCGGAATCAAGGAGTTATCTGCGACGCTGGGCGTTTCGGAAAGCTACTTATCCAAAATCATGTCCAAGCTGAGGCAGGATGGTATCGTGCGGGCTGTACCGGGAGTGAACGGAGGCTACGAGCTGGCCAAGCAGGCTGAGCAGATTACATTCCTTGAAGTGATACAGGTAATTGAAGGAAGACAGCAGCTCTTTGAATGCTCAAATATGAATTCGCGGCAGCACCGTTTGCTGACCGAGGAGAAGGCTGCCGAGAAACAAGAGGACCATCCCCGTGAGTGCGTATGCCTGGTCAAACAGGTGATGGACGGTGCCGAACGGCAATTGAATCGATACTTGGAGGAGCAAACGATCCAGTCGGTATTGGACGCGGCATCGAAGCGTGGCAGCTGTGATGAAAACAAGAAGTGA
- a CDS encoding alpha/beta hydrolase: MDLAYQTQGIGTPVVLVHSPGVDSREWRYIAPHLARSHQVITYDGRGTGKSPAPQKPTSLVEDLRALLDHLEIDSASLVGHSMGGQAVTDFALTYPSRVDHLVLIAPSLTGFEHSQPFIDWMAQVNACAPDVNRLVEQSLSGPNYRVTMSSAERDFLREMHTLYMTRVFSEWKSFEVVWPMPPAIERLEELVARTLFIQGTVEWEDMQRIAEQFKRVQDIRFEVIEGADHMVTLTHAEELAGLIFTFLEGTLSSKG, translated from the coding sequence ATGGATTTAGCTTATCAAACTCAAGGCATTGGGACACCTGTTGTGTTGGTACACAGTCCAGGTGTAGACTCAAGAGAATGGAGGTATATTGCCCCGCATTTAGCTCGGAGCCATCAAGTCATCACGTATGATGGTCGGGGAACGGGAAAATCTCCAGCGCCGCAAAAACCAACCAGCTTGGTTGAAGACCTGCGAGCATTGCTTGATCATCTGGAAATTGACAGCGCTTCGCTTGTCGGTCATTCCATGGGAGGGCAGGCAGTTACGGATTTTGCCTTGACTTACCCTTCCAGGGTTGACCATTTAGTATTAATTGCACCATCGCTAACCGGATTCGAGCACTCTCAGCCATTCATCGATTGGATGGCCCAAGTAAATGCATGCGCACCAGATGTTAACCGTCTGGTTGAACAATCGTTGAGCGGTCCGAATTATCGTGTGACGATGTCCAGCGCTGAACGGGATTTTTTGCGCGAGATGCACACGCTGTATATGACCAGAGTGTTTAGTGAGTGGAAGAGCTTTGAGGTTGTATGGCCGATGCCGCCAGCCATCGAGCGGTTGGAGGAGCTTGTTGCAAGGACGCTGTTTATTCAGGGAACGGTCGAATGGGAGGATATGCAACGAATTGCGGAACAGTTCAAGCGTGTTCAAGACATCCGTTTCGAAGTAATTGAGGGGGCTGACCATATGGTTACGCTGACACATGCAGAAGAACTTGCTGGTTTGATTTTTACATTTTTAGAAGGTACCTTATCTTCAAAAGGGTAA
- a CDS encoding DUF1835 domain-containing protein, translating to MFSLSEAGSLKVALSQLGKREESRIVAFNDWFSVGLITELRVITCLRSRHWRLFLF from the coding sequence GTGTTCAGCCTCTCTGAAGCCGGCTCATTAAAAGTTGCGCTCAGTCAGCTTGGTAAACGGGAGGAATCTCGGATCGTCGCATTTAATGATTGGTTTTCAGTCGGTCTCATCACGGAATTGAGGGTTATCACATGTTTAAGAAGTCGCCATTGGCGGCTTTTTTTGTTTTGA
- a CDS encoding DJ-1/PfpI family protein, producing the protein MKRILSLLMSFTLVLSLLAPAASAETKKNQDPSKDKSVHVQIVLFDGFDLLDALAPYEVFAAAGMYTGGKVTVELVSAEGKRSVPSGLDGPTLEAQAVLDPNRPGIIVVPGASGKPAGNTADAIPNILRQAKDTGLTSMVKQAMNNKEVTVATVCGGSLLLAMDGLLKDRYAVTNQIGMGALGALGAIPVDARIVEDGPRLVTGGGVTSGLDVALYLVEREVGPQIANAIEKLFEYERRGTVWQAKGITPISFETSQETSKKVQPAVPGTKAEK; encoded by the coding sequence ATGAAAAGAATACTTAGCTTACTCATGTCGTTTACGCTAGTTCTAAGTCTGTTAGCCCCCGCAGCAAGCGCGGAAACAAAAAAGAATCAGGATCCATCCAAAGACAAAAGCGTGCATGTACAAATCGTATTATTCGATGGATTTGATCTGCTGGACGCATTAGCGCCTTATGAAGTATTTGCTGCAGCTGGAATGTACACTGGAGGAAAAGTTACGGTAGAATTGGTATCTGCAGAAGGTAAGCGTTCGGTTCCGAGCGGGCTGGATGGACCCACGCTTGAAGCCCAAGCCGTATTAGACCCTAATCGTCCCGGGATTATTGTAGTTCCTGGAGCTTCGGGAAAGCCAGCGGGGAATACCGCAGATGCAATCCCCAACATATTAAGGCAGGCTAAGGATACGGGCTTAACCAGTATGGTGAAACAAGCTATGAATAATAAGGAAGTTACGGTGGCTACCGTGTGTGGAGGTTCATTGCTGCTGGCTATGGATGGTTTATTGAAGGATAGATATGCTGTCACCAATCAGATAGGCATGGGTGCATTAGGAGCTCTCGGTGCAATCCCAGTTGATGCAAGAATCGTGGAAGATGGTCCTCGCTTGGTGACTGGCGGAGGTGTTACTTCCGGACTTGATGTGGCCTTGTATTTGGTTGAGCGTGAAGTCGGGCCACAGATTGCGAATGCCATCGAAAAGTTATTTGAATACGAGCGTAGAGGCACGGTGTGGCAAGCAAAAGGCATCACGCCGATTAGCTTTGAGACGAGCCAGGAGACGTCTAAAAAAGTACAACCGGCTGTACCGGGGACTAAAGCTGAAAAGTGA
- a CDS encoding DJ-1/PfpI family protein — translation MLNVQIVLFDGFDLLDALAPYEVFCAAAMNAENELNVELVTAEGPRSVPSGINGLRIEANGRLDPEREGIILVPGASGDVEGDGPDSIPTILGRALSTELTRLIKQALQQKDITVATVCGGSLILAMGGLLDGRPAVTNHLGMDLLGATGAVPVSARVVDDGNLVTGGGVTSGLDVALYLVERELGPRIAHAVEQLFEYERRGTVWKDTGIKPNVNKSVTSDEPNVAVNITAMTPTPSSQHSKSIQASVFDGDWETTIATPVGKMEVKLSILTRNDMIQGTATQGDETIEFMNPVLQDNKLAWSLRITKPMRLNLKFEVVVDGDHMVGIAKAGLLPASKLTGNRVS, via the coding sequence ATGCTAAACGTTCAAATCGTGTTGTTTGATGGCTTCGATCTTCTGGATGCGTTAGCACCTTATGAGGTCTTTTGCGCCGCAGCCATGAATGCTGAAAACGAGTTAAACGTAGAATTAGTCACGGCCGAAGGACCAAGATCCGTGCCTAGCGGCATCAACGGGTTGAGGATTGAAGCAAATGGCAGACTGGACCCGGAACGTGAGGGCATCATTCTCGTTCCGGGCGCGTCCGGCGACGTCGAAGGTGATGGGCCCGATTCGATTCCGACTATTCTGGGCCGGGCCTTGAGTACCGAATTGACCAGGTTGATCAAGCAGGCTCTCCAGCAAAAAGACATTACCGTCGCTACGGTCTGTGGCGGTTCCCTGATTCTTGCTATGGGAGGCCTCTTAGATGGCCGGCCGGCGGTAACGAACCACCTGGGCATGGACTTACTTGGTGCAACTGGAGCAGTTCCCGTCTCGGCTCGCGTCGTGGACGACGGTAATCTGGTCACTGGCGGCGGTGTAACTTCAGGACTCGATGTAGCGCTATATCTGGTCGAACGTGAACTTGGGCCTCGTATCGCTCACGCGGTCGAGCAGTTATTCGAATATGAACGAAGAGGCACGGTCTGGAAGGATACAGGGATAAAGCCTAACGTTAATAAATCAGTGACGAGTGACGAACCAAATGTCGCGGTGAACATAACAGCGATGACACCCACGCCCAGCTCCCAGCATAGCAAAAGCATACAGGCATCGGTCTTCGACGGGGATTGGGAGACCACTATCGCTACGCCCGTTGGGAAGATGGAGGTCAAGCTCTCCATATTGACAAGGAACGATATGATCCAGGGCACGGCAACGCAGGGGGATGAAACCATTGAGTTTATGAACCCTGTGCTTCAGGATAACAAGCTGGCCTGGTCACTACGAATCACGAAACCCATGCGCTTGAATCTCAAATTTGAAGTTGTCGTCGATGGAGATCACATGGTCGGTATAGCCAAAGCTGGCCTTCTGCCTGCATCCAAATTAACAGGAAATCGGGTTTCCTGA
- a CDS encoding DUF2306 domain-containing protein, whose protein sequence is MKKRKSLYLLLACISILFILHALVKNYWIDPAASGFLSHKTGLKRELNLPVWLNVMYVHVAFACMAMASGLVNFSNRIFERSRRLHRVNGYVYIVSVLLVVLTSGYMAPYATGGKLSSMGFNLLNMIWLFITITALVQIKRKRIIGHRNWMIRSYAFCFTNMLIHLITSLFHQGFGYVYATSYTIGVYGSIALLLVIPEIIIRTNRKELV, encoded by the coding sequence ATGAAGAAACGAAAATCGTTATATCTATTGCTGGCCTGTATCAGCATTCTATTTATACTACACGCCTTGGTGAAAAACTATTGGATCGATCCCGCTGCTTCGGGGTTTTTAAGTCATAAGACCGGGCTGAAGCGCGAGCTCAATCTCCCGGTTTGGCTAAATGTTATGTACGTTCATGTTGCATTCGCATGTATGGCCATGGCATCGGGACTGGTTAACTTTTCGAATCGAATATTTGAAAGAAGCCGCCGGCTCCATCGTGTAAACGGTTATGTATATATCGTATCCGTACTGCTAGTTGTGCTGACTTCCGGATATATGGCCCCCTATGCCACTGGCGGAAAATTAAGCAGTATGGGATTCAATCTGCTGAATATGATCTGGCTGTTTATCACCATTACGGCGCTCGTCCAAATCAAGAGGAAACGGATCATCGGTCATCGAAATTGGATGATTCGTAGTTATGCCTTTTGCTTCACGAACATGTTGATTCATCTCATTACTTCCCTTTTTCATCAGGGATTCGGGTATGTTTACGCTACCAGCTACACCATCGGCGTTTACGGCTCAATTGCGCTGCTGCTAGTTATTCCTGAAATTATCATCAGAACAAATCGAAAGGAATTGGTATAA
- the tatC gene encoding twin-arginine translocase subunit TatC, translated as MIEHEQAQEQEQHILEHLTELRKRILITLGTFLVALCAAFLYVEPLYEMLTRDVEGKLQVLGPTDVIWVYFMIAGVIALAVTMPVAGFQVWRFVVPGLSTIERRASLAYIPAIGALFLLGLAFGYFVIYPMVLSFLDSLSHHFITAYTAERYFRFMVHMTVPFGVLFEMPVVIMFLTSIGILNPLRLAKMRKIAYLLLTIAAVTITPPDIVSDILVIVPLLLLYEISVGLSRIVYHKRLTKLELISE; from the coding sequence ATGATCGAGCACGAGCAGGCACAAGAACAGGAGCAGCATATATTGGAGCACTTAACAGAGCTCCGCAAGCGGATTCTCATCACATTGGGCACCTTTTTGGTAGCCCTTTGTGCCGCTTTTCTGTATGTTGAACCCCTATATGAAATGTTGACTCGAGACGTGGAGGGTAAGCTTCAAGTATTGGGACCAACGGACGTGATTTGGGTATACTTCATGATTGCAGGCGTTATAGCTCTGGCGGTGACGATGCCTGTTGCCGGATTTCAGGTATGGCGTTTCGTCGTACCCGGCTTAAGCACCATTGAGCGGCGTGCTTCTCTGGCGTATATCCCCGCGATCGGAGCCCTTTTTTTATTGGGGTTGGCTTTTGGTTACTTTGTCATTTACCCCATGGTCCTGTCCTTTCTGGATTCGCTGTCGCATCATTTCATAACAGCTTATACAGCTGAGCGATACTTCCGTTTTATGGTGCATATGACCGTACCGTTCGGTGTGCTGTTCGAAATGCCCGTCGTTATCATGTTCTTGACCTCGATTGGCATCCTGAATCCGCTCCGCTTAGCTAAAATGCGGAAAATTGCCTACTTGCTGCTGACGATAGCAGCTGTTACCATTACACCGCCGGATATCGTGTCGGACATTCTTGTCATTGTGCCCCTGTTGCTTCTATATGAAATTAGCGTTGGACTGTCTCGCATTGTATACCACAAAAGGCTGACCAAGCTGGAATTGATAAGCGAATAA
- a CDS encoding HAMP domain-containing sensor histidine kinase: MRSLRIRTFTMLCFVFILTLPWIFFVAAHFMETKTLSFEKGRLQNETLQRNISEMTQRIESGTDQWTDSDWQNQLYSALREAKMDVLIQSAADQDIYRSNPDRRGTKISTERFSVIKDGQLLGRVILYLPQSNQFQVMSAFVGLLLAIFVVGMEMRRFVLKPLEKMGIAARQIATGDWDVRLPMSRIAEIAEVRDGFNVMVKGLEQSYRKQAELEEERRFVIAAVAHDLRTPLFALRGYLDGLEQGIAQSPEKMAQYVAVCKDKSAQLDRLVEDLFTFTKMEYVESELNTKTVDFNQVIRNSMDSLSPLARQKGISISFRVTDGCIINGDMHLLERAMNNLLDNAVRHTPTAGDIEVLCNKDGNKVMFAIRDTGSGFSLEELERVFEPLYRGEASRSRSTGGSGLGLTISQRIVRQHGGELAASNHPEGGALLEGWLPAAASEQMDSESHEK; the protein is encoded by the coding sequence ATGAGGTCACTCCGCATTCGCACGTTTACTATGCTCTGCTTCGTCTTTATTCTCACTTTGCCGTGGATCTTCTTTGTTGCTGCTCACTTTATGGAGACGAAGACGCTCAGCTTCGAAAAAGGTCGGCTGCAAAATGAGACGCTGCAACGAAATATATCGGAAATGACTCAGCGAATTGAATCGGGCACAGACCAATGGACGGATTCCGACTGGCAAAACCAATTGTATTCGGCATTGCGCGAAGCGAAGATGGATGTTCTCATTCAATCCGCAGCAGATCAGGATATTTATCGTTCCAATCCAGATCGACGAGGCACTAAGATATCAACAGAGCGATTCTCTGTCATCAAGGACGGCCAGCTGCTGGGAAGGGTTATTCTGTATCTGCCTCAGTCCAATCAATTTCAAGTGATGTCGGCTTTTGTCGGGCTGCTGCTTGCGATCTTTGTTGTTGGAATGGAAATGAGGCGATTCGTTCTTAAACCACTTGAGAAGATGGGAATCGCAGCTAGACAAATTGCAACAGGAGATTGGGATGTTCGGTTACCCATGTCGAGGATCGCCGAAATCGCTGAAGTCCGCGACGGTTTCAATGTTATGGTCAAGGGGCTTGAGCAATCCTATCGAAAACAGGCCGAATTGGAGGAGGAACGCCGATTCGTCATTGCGGCAGTTGCGCATGATTTGCGTACACCTTTGTTCGCTTTGCGGGGCTATTTGGATGGTCTGGAGCAAGGGATCGCTCAATCTCCGGAAAAAATGGCCCAATATGTGGCGGTTTGCAAGGATAAATCAGCACAATTGGATCGGTTGGTAGAGGATCTGTTCACCTTTACAAAAATGGAGTATGTGGAGTCGGAACTGAACACTAAAACGGTTGATTTTAACCAGGTAATCCGGAATTCGATGGACAGTCTGAGTCCGCTGGCTCGGCAAAAAGGCATCTCGATCTCATTCCGTGTAACAGATGGCTGCATCATCAATGGAGATATGCATTTATTGGAGCGAGCCATGAACAATCTTCTGGATAATGCCGTCAGACACACACCTACAGCTGGTGACATCGAAGTCCTGTGCAACAAAGATGGCAATAAGGTTATGTTTGCGATACGCGATACCGGGTCGGGCTTCTCTCTGGAAGAACTTGAGCGTGTATTTGAACCGCTGTATCGCGGGGAAGCCTCCAGAAGCCGCTCTACTGGAGGAAGCGGATTAGGCTTAACCATTTCACAAAGAATTGTTAGACAGCACGGAGGCGAGCTTGCCGCAAGCAATCATCCGGAAGGGGGAGCGCTGCTGGAAGGATGGTTACCTGCAGCAGCTTCAGAGCAGATGGATTCGGAAAGCCACGAAAAATGA
- a CDS encoding NADAR family protein: MIYNIQDLQKAYLAGGKRKFLFFWGHTPPADGSVSNSCFSQWWKCTFLIDGVSYNCTEQYMMAEKARLFGDHKMLEAIMKARHPKEMKAFGRAVQSFDNEVWEHHCYDIVKRGNLAKFEQNQELRLYISTTKNRILVEASPVDRIWGIGLAKDDPNADNPMKWRGKNLLGFALTEVRDQLQEQGSHTD, from the coding sequence TTGATATACAACATCCAAGATTTACAAAAGGCCTATCTGGCCGGGGGAAAGCGGAAGTTTCTGTTCTTCTGGGGTCATACGCCTCCAGCCGATGGCAGCGTTAGTAACAGCTGCTTCAGTCAGTGGTGGAAATGCACCTTCCTGATAGATGGCGTATCTTATAACTGTACTGAGCAATACATGATGGCAGAAAAAGCACGGTTGTTCGGCGATCATAAGATGCTGGAAGCGATTATGAAGGCTAGACATCCCAAAGAGATGAAAGCATTCGGTCGTGCTGTCCAATCCTTTGATAACGAGGTTTGGGAGCACCATTGCTATGACATTGTGAAGCGCGGGAATTTGGCTAAGTTCGAGCAGAACCAGGAATTAAGGTTGTATATAAGCACAACGAAAAATCGGATTTTGGTTGAAGCGAGTCCTGTAGATCGGATATGGGGAATCGGCTTGGCGAAGGACGATCCGAACGCTGACAATCCCATGAAATGGCGCGGAAAGAATCTGCTTGGTTTTGCACTGACAGAAGTTCGTGATCAATTACAAGAACAAGGAAGTCATACTGACTGA
- a CDS encoding helix-turn-helix domain-containing protein, producing MKHYASGRIKIPPGFWEGLHQLGIAAHDIARKAQLPLTIITAESIVTTAQYFAIWKAYSDLIGDTAQAIIKLATVFETAQYPPTVLAPYHARDYRDALNRMARYKQLCPPEGLLITEEGEYCTIELEWLNPGEQPGPPLLVGITLACLLELGRRGTGQPLTAHLVEFSQPMGDVQALEAYFGCRIRMGATRNRLTLYRRDLDRTFISYNEELLEILTPALDRSLDELQSNQSITDLVKWIMKRSLTGGRPDIQSVAKEFNMSDRTLQRRLTEENTSFKQLLMQARHEQAIEYLADPSLDLKEVAFLIGYEDQNSFYRAFRLWEGDTPSNWRTEHLSTHSPSEQRQGMLTMNSSVLN from the coding sequence ATGAAGCATTATGCATCTGGCCGTATTAAAATCCCGCCGGGATTTTGGGAAGGATTACATCAATTAGGGATTGCCGCTCATGACATAGCACGTAAAGCACAATTACCGCTTACCATCATAACGGCGGAGTCTATAGTCACCACCGCCCAATATTTCGCGATCTGGAAGGCTTATTCCGATCTCATTGGTGACACGGCCCAAGCCATCATCAAGCTTGCGACCGTTTTTGAAACGGCGCAGTACCCACCGACCGTCTTAGCGCCTTACCACGCTCGTGACTACCGCGATGCTCTAAACCGAATGGCTCGGTATAAACAACTATGTCCACCCGAAGGCTTGCTGATTACCGAGGAAGGCGAGTACTGTACCATCGAGCTGGAATGGCTGAATCCAGGCGAACAGCCCGGTCCTCCGCTGCTTGTGGGTATCACACTAGCATGTCTTTTGGAGCTTGGACGCCGGGGCACAGGTCAACCATTGACCGCACATTTGGTTGAATTTTCGCAGCCTATGGGCGATGTCCAAGCTCTTGAAGCTTATTTTGGCTGTCGTATCCGGATGGGTGCTACGCGTAACCGGTTGACGCTCTATCGAAGAGATCTGGACCGCACTTTTATCTCGTATAACGAAGAATTGCTGGAGATCCTAACTCCCGCTCTGGACCGTTCGCTTGATGAACTACAGAGCAACCAATCCATTACCGACCTGGTTAAGTGGATCATGAAGCGCAGTCTTACAGGAGGGCGACCTGACATTCAGTCTGTGGCGAAGGAGTTCAATATGAGTGATCGTACGTTACAGCGCAGGTTAACGGAAGAAAATACGAGCTTCAAGCAATTGCTGATGCAAGCTAGACACGAGCAGGCCATTGAGTACTTGGCAGACCCCTCGCTCGATCTCAAAGAAGTTGCTTTTTTGATTGGATATGAAGATCAGAACTCGTTCTACCGTGCCTTCCGTCTTTGGGAAGGAGATACTCCATCAAATTGGCGTACTGAGCATCTCAGTACCCATTCGCCATCGGAACAACGGCAGGGAATGCTGACCATGAATTCAAGCGTTCTCAACTAA